Proteins from one Mercurialis annua linkage group LG7, ddMerAnnu1.2, whole genome shotgun sequence genomic window:
- the LOC126656670 gene encoding protein DOG1-like 4, which produces MKNKVAERFSEFLERWICQLDDYFQQLMETVSNERSKTATSQCLNHQQEVEALVLKVTQHYKEYYTMKWALAHEDVFAFFSPVWLSPLETACSWITGWKPSAAFKLVDSVRKNNHTLAELTHDQESKIEELRRKIKWEEDKVEREMERQQVAIANGKMVELTRMVYKVSGIQASQVEGLARVALKGLMAGLEKVMKSADCVRLRALKGILDVLSPLQCVEFLAATCMLHIKLRQQGKKKNSIINN; this is translated from the coding sequence ATGAAAAACAAGGTCGCAGAGAGATTCTCTGAGTTTCTTGAGAGGTGGATATGTCAGCTCGACGATTATTTTCAGCAACTCATGGAAACGGTATCAAATGAACGATCCAAAACCGCTACATCTCAGTGCCTTAATCATCAACAAGAAGTAGAagctttagtccttaaagtgacACAACACTACAAAGAATACTACACTATGAAATGGGCTTTAGCTCACGAAGATGTTTTTGCTTTCTTTTCACCAGTTTGGCTTTCTCCTCTAGAGACTGCTTGTTCTTGGATTACTGGTTGGAAACCTTCTGCTGCGTTTAAACTCGTCGACTCAGTGAGAAAAAATAATCACACCCTAGCTGAGTTGACTCATGACCAGGAGAGCAAGATCGAGGAACTGAGGCGTAAGATAAAGTGGGAGGAAGATAAAGTGGAGAGGGAAATGGAGAGGCAACAAGTGGCTATAGCAAACGGGAAAATGGTGGAATTGACGAGGATGGTTTATAAAGTGAGTGGTATTCAAGCGAGTCAAGTAGAAGGATTAGCGCGAGTTGCATTGAAGGGATTAATGGCGGGATTAGAGAAAGTTATGAAATCTGCAGACTGTGTTAGGCTTAGAGCTTTAAAAGgaattttggatgttttgagTCCATTACAGTGCGTAGAGTTTTTGGCTGCTACTTGTATGCTTCATATTAAGCTGAGGCAACagggaaagaaaaaaaatagtattatcAATAATTAG